Proteins co-encoded in one Halorussus lipolyticus genomic window:
- a CDS encoding HalOD1 output domain-containing protein — protein MSTVETKQSRGSSIPVHEAHHDPDGEGVVSETVIEAVATAEAVDPTDCDLGLYGAVDLESLDTLFARRSGDGHWRFEFSVENWTVVVEGDGRVAVFEA, from the coding sequence ATGTCAACGGTGGAAACCAAGCAATCGCGTGGGAGTTCGATTCCGGTTCACGAGGCCCATCACGACCCTGACGGGGAGGGGGTCGTCAGCGAGACGGTAATCGAGGCCGTCGCCACTGCCGAGGCGGTAGACCCGACCGACTGCGACCTCGGTCTCTACGGGGCGGTGGACCTCGAATCGCTCGACACGCTGTTCGCGCGTCGGTCCGGCGATGGACACTGGCGCTTCGAGTTCTCGGTCGAGAACTGGACGGTCGTCGTGGAAGGAGACGGTCGGGTCGCAGTCTTCGAGGCCTGA
- a CDS encoding SLC13 family permease → MALSLTPAIGVVFLVVLTALVLFATEPVPIDITAIGIMVALMVLEPWTDVQPAEGVSGFASTATVTVLAMFILSYGVQRTGAVQILGRKIAAFTRDDETRQLGATIGVVGSISGFINNTAAVAILLPMVTDLAHEGKTSPSKLLLPLSYASMFGGTLTLIGTSTNILASDLSARLAGEYPDLHAFSMFEFTSLGILVSIVGVAYLMTVGRWLTPARIPPKEDITAEFELEEYLTEVSVDEDSPLVGQTVADALAGTDFDVDLVQLIRGGQTFVEPLGPKEIQADDIFAVRTDRDTLLDLIDTEGLSLIPNVDVTEEELESADADSNLVEVVIAPRSSLVGETLATASFRERYDATVLALRRGPEYIRKRMDHAELQVGDTLLIQATPDSISRLNVNRDFIVAQEVERPDYRESKIPLAIGIVAAVVTVAALDILPIMVSALAGALVMVLTGVLKPPEVYDAVEWDVIFLLAGVIPLGIAMEQTGAASLIADLVVLSGDFLPPILVLGLFYVVTAVLTNIVSNNASVVLMIPVAAEAAQQLNANAFAFVLAVTFAASTAFMTPVGYQTNLFVYGPGGYKFTDYFRVGAPLQLVFAVVTTVGIAMIWGVA, encoded by the coding sequence GTGGCACTCTCGCTGACACCGGCAATCGGCGTCGTCTTCCTCGTCGTCCTCACAGCGCTAGTGCTGTTCGCCACCGAACCGGTCCCCATCGACATCACCGCCATCGGCATCATGGTGGCGCTGATGGTGCTGGAACCGTGGACCGACGTGCAACCGGCGGAGGGCGTCTCGGGGTTCGCCAGCACCGCGACCGTCACCGTGCTGGCGATGTTCATCCTGAGTTACGGGGTCCAGCGCACCGGCGCGGTCCAGATTCTGGGCCGGAAAATCGCGGCGTTCACCCGCGACGACGAGACCCGACAACTCGGCGCGACCATCGGCGTGGTCGGGTCGATTTCGGGGTTCATCAACAACACCGCGGCAGTCGCCATCCTCCTCCCGATGGTGACCGACCTCGCCCACGAGGGCAAGACCTCGCCGTCGAAACTGCTCCTCCCGCTGTCCTACGCTTCGATGTTCGGCGGGACGCTCACACTCATCGGGACCTCGACCAACATTCTGGCCAGCGACCTCTCGGCCCGCCTCGCCGGTGAGTACCCCGACTTACACGCCTTCTCGATGTTCGAGTTCACCTCGCTCGGCATCCTCGTCTCTATCGTCGGCGTGGCCTACCTGATGACGGTCGGCCGATGGCTCACTCCCGCCCGAATCCCGCCCAAAGAGGACATCACCGCGGAGTTCGAGTTAGAGGAGTACCTGACCGAGGTCTCCGTGGACGAGGATTCGCCGCTGGTCGGCCAGACCGTCGCCGATGCGCTCGCCGGCACCGACTTCGACGTGGACCTCGTGCAACTCATCCGCGGGGGTCAGACGTTCGTGGAACCGCTCGGGCCGAAAGAGATTCAGGCCGACGACATCTTCGCGGTCCGGACCGACCGCGACACGCTCTTGGACCTCATCGACACCGAAGGCTTGTCGCTGATTCCGAACGTGGACGTGACCGAGGAGGAACTGGAGAGCGCCGACGCCGACAGCAACCTCGTGGAGGTGGTCATCGCGCCGCGGTCGTCGCTGGTCGGCGAGACGCTGGCGACGGCGAGTTTCCGCGAACGCTACGACGCCACGGTGCTGGCCCTGCGGCGGGGTCCGGAGTACATCCGCAAGCGAATGGACCACGCCGAACTGCAGGTCGGCGACACCCTGCTGATTCAGGCGACCCCCGACAGCATCTCCCGACTCAACGTCAACCGCGACTTCATCGTCGCGCAGGAGGTCGAGCGCCCGGACTACCGCGAGTCGAAGATTCCCCTCGCCATCGGTATTGTCGCGGCGGTAGTCACGGTTGCCGCACTCGACATCTTGCCCATCATGGTCTCGGCGCTCGCCGGCGCGCTCGTGATGGTCCTGACGGGAGTCCTCAAACCGCCGGAAGTCTACGACGCCGTGGAGTGGGACGTGATTTTCCTGCTGGCCGGCGTCATCCCGCTCGGCATCGCCATGGAGCAGACCGGCGCGGCCAGTCTCATCGCGGACCTCGTGGTCCTGTCGGGCGACTTCTTGCCGCCCATCTTGGTTCTGGGCCTGTTCTACGTCGTGACCGCGGTGCTGACCAACATCGTCAGCAACAACGCCAGCGTCGTGCTGATGATTCCGGTCGCCGCGGAGGCCGCTCAGCAGTTGAACGCCAACGCCTTCGCGTTCGTGCTGGCGGTCACGTTCGCGGCCTCGACGGCCTTCATGACGCCCGTTGGCTACCAGACCAACCTGTTCGTCTACGGTCCCGGCGGCTACAAGTTCACCGACTACTTCCGTGTCGGCGCTCCGCTTCAGTTAGTGTTCGCAGTGGTGACGACGGTGGGGATTGCGATGATTTGGGGCGTGGCGTAG